A genome region from Candidatus Zixiibacteriota bacterium includes the following:
- a CDS encoding orotate phosphoribosyltransferase: MREVASRTAEILLQTQAIQVYKEKPFVFVSGRISPVYIDCRKLLSFPAEREYIVTQLARTAETEIGLDRIDVVAGGETAGIPYAAFVAHLVRKPMIYIRKQPKGYGGTKQIEGILEPGKRVLLVEDLITDGLSKLRFNIGIRAAGAKMTHCLCVFDYASDRLQQHEGRDNLARNDIELHVLANWDDVLDTGLAKSYFSPAASEQILDFLKDPENWGRKMGFV, from the coding sequence ATGCGCGAGGTTGCTTCGAGGACGGCCGAAATTCTGCTCCAGACCCAGGCCATTCAGGTCTACAAGGAAAAACCATTCGTGTTCGTGTCGGGGCGGATCTCCCCGGTCTACATCGACTGCCGCAAGCTCCTCTCGTTTCCCGCCGAGCGGGAGTACATCGTGACGCAGCTCGCGCGTACGGCGGAAACGGAAATCGGGCTCGACCGTATCGACGTGGTCGCAGGCGGCGAGACGGCCGGCATCCCGTACGCCGCCTTCGTGGCTCATCTGGTCAGGAAGCCGATGATCTACATCCGCAAACAGCCGAAAGGCTACGGCGGAACCAAGCAGATCGAGGGAATCCTGGAGCCGGGCAAGCGCGTCTTGCTGGTCGAGGACCTGATCACCGACGGGCTGAGCAAGCTTCGCTTCAACATCGGGATCCGCGCGGCCGGGGCGAAGATGACGCACTGCCTGTGCGTGTTCGATTACGCTTCGGACCGCCTGCAGCAGCACGAAGGGCGGGACAACCTGGCAAGGAACGACATCGAGCTTCACGTGCTCGCCAACTGGGACGACGTGCTCGATACCGGTCTCGCCAAGAGCTACTTCAGCCCGGCGGCGAGCGAGCAGATCCTCGATTTCCTGAAGGACCCGGAAAACTGGGGCCGGAAGATGGGATTCGTCTGA
- a CDS encoding sigma-54 dependent transcriptional regulator, with amino-acid sequence MSQPVLLVVDDEAGVRQSLQLVFNKTFRVVEAGSADEAMQKLAEHRPEVVLLDIVMPGTDGLAVLKQIKSVHPDCQVIMLTALNTARTAFAARGTGAFDYVTKPFDVEELRLRVEHALEKVQLSRELERLKEEVGRKYGIDHIVGKSKPIVDIFKAVSMVAAKKSTVLIQGESGTGKELIARAIHYNSDRRSKPFVVVNCAALPDTLIESELFGYEKGAFTNAAQKKVGRFELAHGGTLFLDEIGELNLGTQAKFLRAIEHETFTRLGGTDEIKVDVRVIAASNRDLEVMAKAGEFRADLFYRLNVVSLHLPPLRERREDIPLLLDHFLRLKAQEHSIAPKTLSPEVIDFFTSYYWPGNVRELENLIERLTILTPHETVMLRDLPASMRSTDQTATLKEDVLSGARPLSEAVDEFERELIVKALQRTGFNQTKAALLLGTSRRILKYRIEKLKINESSGDGVKLST; translated from the coding sequence ATGAGCCAACCGGTGTTGCTGGTCGTTGACGACGAAGCGGGCGTCCGGCAGTCCCTTCAGCTGGTGTTCAACAAGACTTTCAGGGTCGTCGAAGCCGGTTCGGCGGACGAGGCGATGCAGAAGCTCGCCGAGCACCGGCCCGAGGTCGTGCTCCTGGATATCGTCATGCCCGGCACCGACGGCCTGGCTGTGCTGAAGCAGATCAAGTCGGTCCACCCTGACTGCCAGGTCATCATGCTGACCGCGCTCAATACGGCGCGCACCGCCTTCGCGGCCCGGGGAACCGGCGCCTTCGACTATGTCACCAAGCCGTTCGACGTCGAGGAGCTCCGTTTGCGGGTGGAGCACGCTCTCGAGAAGGTCCAGCTTTCGCGCGAGCTGGAGCGCCTCAAGGAGGAGGTGGGCCGCAAATACGGCATCGATCACATCGTCGGCAAGTCGAAGCCGATCGTGGACATATTCAAGGCCGTGAGCATGGTGGCGGCCAAGAAGAGCACGGTCTTGATCCAGGGGGAGAGCGGGACCGGCAAGGAGCTGATCGCCCGGGCCATTCACTACAACAGCGACCGCCGCTCCAAGCCGTTCGTGGTGGTGAATTGCGCGGCGTTGCCCGACACGCTGATCGAAAGCGAGCTGTTCGGCTACGAGAAGGGCGCGTTCACGAACGCGGCGCAAAAGAAAGTGGGCCGCTTCGAGCTCGCCCACGGCGGCACGTTGTTCCTGGACGAGATCGGGGAGCTCAACCTGGGGACTCAGGCGAAGTTCCTGCGCGCCATCGAGCACGAAACCTTCACCCGCCTGGGGGGCACCGACGAGATCAAGGTCGATGTGCGGGTGATCGCGGCCAGCAACCGCGACCTCGAGGTCATGGCGAAAGCGGGGGAGTTCCGCGCCGATCTCTTCTACCGGCTGAACGTGGTCTCGCTTCACCTCCCGCCCCTGCGCGAGCGGCGCGAGGACATCCCGCTGCTGCTCGACCACTTCCTGAGGCTCAAAGCCCAGGAGCATTCGATCGCTCCCAAAACGCTGTCGCCCGAGGTGATCGATTTCTTCACCTCGTACTACTGGCCGGGCAACGTCCGGGAGCTGGAAAACTTGATCGAGCGGCTGACCATCCTGACACCGCACGAGACGGTCATGCTGCGGGACTTGCCGGCCAGCATGCGATCGACCGATCAGACCGCGACCTTGAAGGAGGACGTGCTGAGCGGCGCGCGGCCGCTGAGCGAAGCCGTCGACGAGTTCGAGCGCGAGCTGATCGTCAAAGCTCTGCAGCGCACCGGATTCAATCAGACGAAAGCCGCATTGCTCCTCGGAACGAGCCGCAGGATCCTCAAATACCGCATCGAGAAATTGAAGATCAACGAATCGAGCGGTGACGGGGTTAAATTGTCGACCTAA
- a CDS encoding ATP-binding protein — MNIASIPTLVTALLSLSLGLFVLTRNRATSHARMFALWCFLTAYWQGSWTVLFNVQDRSLAELVARIGYSGIIFIPIVFFHFVVALTRERRNRRLCLLFYSLGVAFLGVTWVDQYFVDGVYRYSWGYYPRAGTLHVLYLLFLVIMLATGLRILVHHKNVARTHPVRVNQLKYIIFSTVIYSLAGVDFLGNYGIAYYPIGLIFTNAHAGIIAYAIIQYRLLDISVVIKRSLIYALILFAMLIPCFVIVIGGQLLAFGSLHYGFTLILLGLLTTIGFVFPKLRFMTEDALEKALFNKKVDYRETLLRSSREMVAVVDMEALSQSLVQTVARALAVEKAALYLLDDSKDAFARIASRGMADAEGARDTIARADPIAERLSRLGQAIVMGELQMAGDDPRALATARRMEQLEAEISVPIVSKGKLIGILNLGHKEGKEIYSSEDIELLSTLANQAAIAIENARLYQNLKQSQDTLRRADRLSSLGLLTAGLAHEIRNPLVAIRTFTQLLPERYDDPEFREGFQGLALKEVDRICGLINDLLSFARPSRPNVAEENINDVVDSITRILETEAKEKNVEIIRNFTPNLPKVWIDREQMKQVFMNLVLNAIQAIKDGGAISVATRLYGRSESGEPAQFVQVEVRDTGVGIPEENLDHIFDPFFTSKDEGSGLGLSISHQIVQEHGGFVTVESKVGKGTSFFVNLPVGKPMRSVTNGRMRNEANFSH; from the coding sequence ATGAACATCGCTTCGATTCCCACGCTGGTCACGGCCCTCCTGTCTCTGAGTCTCGGTCTCTTCGTTCTCACCCGTAACCGGGCAACCAGCCACGCGCGGATGTTCGCGCTGTGGTGTTTTCTGACGGCCTACTGGCAGGGGTCGTGGACCGTGCTGTTCAACGTTCAAGACCGGTCCCTGGCCGAATTGGTCGCCCGCATCGGCTATTCGGGGATCATTTTCATCCCGATCGTCTTCTTTCATTTCGTGGTGGCGTTGACGCGCGAACGGCGGAACCGAAGACTTTGTTTGCTGTTTTATTCGCTTGGAGTTGCCTTTCTCGGGGTCACCTGGGTCGACCAATATTTCGTCGACGGAGTGTACCGTTACAGTTGGGGGTACTATCCGCGAGCGGGAACCTTGCACGTACTCTATCTTCTTTTCCTGGTGATCATGCTGGCGACGGGACTGCGCATCCTGGTGCATCACAAAAACGTGGCGCGGACTCACCCGGTGCGGGTCAACCAGCTGAAATACATTATTTTCTCGACCGTCATTTATTCGCTCGCCGGAGTGGACTTCCTGGGCAATTACGGCATCGCCTATTATCCGATCGGTCTGATCTTTACCAACGCCCACGCCGGGATCATCGCCTACGCCATCATCCAGTACCGCCTGCTGGATATCAGCGTTGTCATCAAGCGCAGCCTGATCTATGCGCTGATCCTCTTCGCGATGTTGATCCCGTGCTTCGTGATCGTCATCGGAGGTCAGCTCCTCGCTTTCGGAAGTCTCCACTACGGTTTTACGCTGATCCTTCTGGGGTTGCTCACCACCATAGGGTTTGTCTTTCCGAAGCTGCGGTTTATGACCGAAGACGCGCTGGAAAAAGCGCTGTTCAATAAAAAAGTCGATTACCGGGAAACGCTGCTGCGGTCGAGCCGGGAAATGGTCGCCGTCGTGGACATGGAGGCTCTGTCGCAGAGCTTGGTCCAGACCGTTGCCCGTGCCCTGGCCGTGGAGAAGGCGGCGCTCTACCTGCTCGACGACTCCAAAGACGCCTTCGCCCGAATTGCGAGCCGAGGAATGGCCGATGCCGAGGGCGCGCGCGACACGATCGCGAGAGCGGACCCGATCGCCGAACGGTTGTCCAGGCTCGGACAGGCGATCGTGATGGGCGAGCTGCAAATGGCGGGGGACGACCCTCGAGCGCTCGCGACTGCAAGAAGAATGGAACAGCTCGAGGCCGAGATCAGCGTTCCGATCGTTTCCAAGGGAAAGCTCATCGGCATTCTCAACCTCGGGCACAAAGAGGGGAAGGAAATCTATTCCAGCGAAGATATCGAGCTGCTGTCGACTCTCGCCAACCAGGCGGCGATCGCCATCGAGAACGCCCGGCTCTATCAGAACCTGAAACAATCCCAGGACACGTTGCGCCGGGCCGACCGCCTCTCGTCGCTGGGTCTGCTGACCGCGGGGCTGGCGCACGAAATCCGGAACCCGCTCGTGGCGATCCGCACCTTCACGCAGCTCTTGCCCGAGCGCTACGACGACCCGGAGTTCCGCGAGGGGTTTCAGGGGCTGGCGCTGAAAGAGGTCGATCGGATCTGCGGATTGATCAACGATCTCCTGAGCTTCGCCCGCCCGTCGCGGCCGAACGTTGCCGAGGAGAACATCAATGACGTCGTCGACAGCATCACGCGCATCCTGGAGACCGAGGCCAAGGAGAAAAACGTCGAGATTATCAGGAATTTCACTCCCAACCTCCCCAAAGTATGGATTGACAGAGAGCAGATGAAGCAGGTATTTATGAACCTCGTACTGAACGCCATCCAGGCGATCAAGGACGGGGGAGCGATCTCCGTCGCCACCCGGCTTTATGGTCGAAGCGAAAGCGGCGAACCGGCGCAGTTCGTTCAGGTCGAGGTGCGCGATACCGGAGTCGGAATTCCCGAAGAGAATCTCGACCACATTTTCGATCCGTTTTTCACCAGCAAGGACGAGGGCAGCGGCCTGGGGCTCTCGATCTCTCACCAGATCGTCCAGGAGCACGGAGGGTTTGTCACCGTCGAAAGCAAGGTCGGCAAGGGAACCTCGTTCTTCGTCAACCTACCCGTCGGCAAGCCGATGCGGAGCGTGACCAACGGGCGCATGCGCAATGAAGCGAATTTTAGTCATTGA
- the pyrR gene encoding bifunctional pyr operon transcriptional regulator/uracil phosphoribosyltransferase PyrR — protein MKRADGKTKILGGAQMAAILERFARAIVRQYPDLDQVVFIGIRTRGPYLARRLSAIIKKRYGREIPVGEMDIALYRDDLNALLPGGRVDHTRIPFDIRNKIIVLFDDVLNTGRTARAAVDHLIDLGRPRMIHLAVMVDRGGRELPIAANYVGKKLRLPPQSDVRVRVREVDRVDEVRIGLQRP, from the coding sequence ATGAAAAGAGCTGACGGCAAGACGAAAATCCTGGGCGGCGCGCAGATGGCCGCGATTTTAGAGCGCTTCGCGCGCGCGATCGTCCGTCAATACCCCGACCTCGATCAGGTGGTGTTCATCGGCATTCGCACGCGCGGGCCGTATCTCGCCAGGCGCTTGAGCGCCATCATCAAGAAGCGCTACGGCCGGGAGATTCCCGTCGGCGAGATGGACATCGCGCTGTACCGCGACGACCTGAACGCCCTGCTGCCCGGCGGCCGAGTCGACCACACGCGGATTCCGTTCGATATCCGCAACAAAATCATCGTGCTCTTCGACGACGTGCTCAATACCGGCCGAACCGCGCGCGCCGCCGTGGACCATCTGATCGATCTGGGACGACCGCGGATGATTCATCTCGCGGTGATGGTCGACCGCGGCGGCCGCGAACTTCCGATCGCCGCCAACTACGTCGGGAAAAAGCTCCGGCTGCCGCCGCAATCCGACGTTCGTGTCCGCGTAAGAGAGGTCGATCGGGTCGACGAGGTCCGGATCGGCTTGCAGCGGCCTTGA
- a CDS encoding M20 family metallo-hydrolase, with translation MNKRRLMQDLNAVSRIGLGPRGAVTRLVFSVKELRSRQLLIHLMRQAGLSVSIDAIGNIFGRLEGRDPTAPAVLAGSHLDTVVHGGKYDGPVGVIGALEAVRTMRENGLVPRCPVEVVCFIGEESSRFGFSTLGSSLLAGEVRPRDLANAVDAHGTRLEEVLAGLGISRRNLAALRRDPKTVKAYLELHIEQGPILEAKGKKIGLVTSIAAPSRYRIVFHGRADHSGTTPMEMRKDALVAAAWLIEYIEKTCRRFSSMARGRVVGTVGAMKIEPGVINAVPGRVELAVDIRSTSGPAKDRVARMVRRQAEAIARRRGLEVEVLTIREEEPVPLDRGLLRLTRRLCEEKGIDYEIMPSGAGHDAMQMAKITRAAMIFVPSRRGISHNPEEWSDPDDICLGTQLLMEAMIRLADEKS, from the coding sequence GTGAACAAACGCCGCTTGATGCAGGATCTCAACGCGGTTTCGCGCATCGGCCTGGGCCCGCGAGGCGCGGTCACGCGGCTGGTTTTCTCGGTGAAGGAGCTCCGCAGCCGCCAGCTCCTGATTCACCTCATGCGCCAGGCCGGGCTCTCCGTGAGCATCGACGCGATCGGCAACATCTTCGGGCGCCTCGAGGGGCGCGACCCAACGGCGCCCGCCGTGCTGGCGGGTTCGCATCTGGACACCGTCGTCCACGGCGGCAAATACGACGGCCCCGTCGGCGTCATCGGCGCCCTGGAGGCCGTTCGGACCATGCGCGAGAACGGGCTGGTCCCGCGCTGTCCCGTCGAGGTGGTCTGCTTCATCGGCGAGGAATCGAGCCGCTTCGGCTTCTCGACCCTGGGCAGCAGCCTGCTCGCGGGCGAGGTGCGGCCGCGCGACCTGGCGAACGCCGTCGACGCCCACGGGACCCGGCTCGAAGAGGTGCTCGCCGGCCTGGGGATCTCGCGCCGCAACCTGGCGGCGCTCAGGCGCGACCCGAAGACCGTCAAGGCATACCTGGAGCTGCACATCGAGCAGGGGCCGATCCTGGAGGCGAAGGGAAAGAAGATCGGGCTCGTGACCTCGATCGCCGCGCCGAGCCGCTACCGCATCGTCTTTCACGGCCGGGCGGACCACTCCGGCACCACGCCGATGGAAATGCGCAAGGACGCGCTGGTCGCCGCGGCATGGCTGATCGAGTATATCGAGAAGACCTGCAGGCGGTTTTCATCGATGGCCAGGGGACGGGTGGTGGGGACCGTCGGCGCGATGAAAATCGAGCCGGGCGTGATCAACGCCGTGCCCGGACGGGTCGAGCTTGCGGTGGACATCCGCAGCACGAGCGGCCCGGCCAAGGACCGCGTGGCGCGCATGGTCCGGCGCCAGGCGGAAGCGATCGCCCGCCGGCGGGGGCTCGAGGTAGAGGTGCTGACGATCCGGGAGGAGGAGCCGGTGCCGCTGGACCGGGGCCTGCTGCGGTTGACGCGCCGCCTCTGCGAGGAGAAGGGAATCGACTACGAGATCATGCCCTCGGGTGCCGGACACGATGCCATGCAGATGGCCAAGATCACCCGGGCGGCGATGATCTTCGTGCCGAGCCGGCGCGGGATCAGCCACAATCCCGAGGAATGGAGCGATCCCGACGATATCTGCCTGGGAACGCAACTGCTCATGGAGGCGATGATACGGCTCGCCGATGAAAAGAGCTGA
- a CDS encoding histidine kinase dimerization/phospho-acceptor domain-containing protein: MKRILVIDRSEALRETLGLLLEAEFEVEKSPAAGSLLRSGDTGREIDLLILGADPAEIREPSALLQSAARAPFPVLLLVDSRAAAREIESRRGIECLAKPFNPYELKRKVSTLLSSRRSPTVPSARQSDTGSGCLDFPFVTRAASTVLPRFATSGLPVLIFGEIGCGQRRVVRDLCRLANPGGPVVWLRAEEIAPEYLREKRRELESVGLEAGASMVVVENLERLSPAQQAALLEFLDEEELRRGRAKLAATAACDLLEKVYSSEFSEDLYAKLATLTVRLPPLRERSGDIPDLAAWFARRYGDALQLGPVALAPDAERRLVNYLWFGNLTELEMVIARTLAARRKSRIEAADLIFDFSPEPVAQTAAKLPAGSEKPSPGQWRAPADEAGANGRVPAVDLKTLIHELAHEFKNPMVTIKTFAQLLADRYQDEDFRLRFQDVVGGDIERMDDLLETMMEFSDFSAPRARRVSLEERLRAALDELQDECAKRDARIAWRGNGTNGEVLADDTQLKFAFKNVLAAVLSQIKNATEIEIDLQRRGALAISYAREGARVASIAQYFSSDAPDPAPVVLPLRLLLAKLLIERNGGRLVCSAAPGDREILEMEFVSSQWEKRI; this comes from the coding sequence ATGAAGCGAATTTTAGTCATTGACCGCTCGGAAGCATTGCGGGAAACGCTCGGGCTGCTCCTGGAGGCGGAATTCGAGGTCGAGAAATCCCCCGCCGCGGGCTCCTTGCTCCGGAGCGGCGATACCGGACGGGAAATCGACCTGCTGATCCTGGGAGCCGATCCGGCGGAGATTCGGGAGCCCTCCGCCTTGCTGCAATCCGCGGCGCGCGCTCCTTTCCCGGTCCTCCTGCTGGTGGATTCCAGGGCGGCCGCGCGGGAGATCGAGAGCCGCCGCGGGATCGAATGCCTGGCCAAGCCGTTCAATCCTTACGAGCTGAAGCGCAAAGTGTCGACGCTGCTGTCCTCGCGGCGTTCGCCGACCGTCCCCTCCGCGCGGCAGAGCGATACAGGTTCCGGTTGCCTGGATTTCCCTTTCGTCACCCGGGCAGCTTCGACGGTGCTGCCTCGGTTCGCGACGAGCGGGCTGCCGGTCCTGATTTTCGGCGAAATCGGCTGCGGGCAACGGAGGGTCGTTCGTGACCTCTGTCGGCTGGCGAATCCGGGCGGTCCGGTCGTCTGGCTGCGAGCCGAGGAGATCGCTCCGGAGTATCTGCGGGAGAAGCGCCGGGAGCTGGAATCGGTCGGCCTGGAAGCAGGCGCATCGATGGTCGTTGTCGAAAACCTCGAGCGCCTTTCGCCCGCTCAGCAGGCGGCGCTGCTGGAGTTCCTGGATGAGGAAGAGCTGCGCCGCGGGCGGGCGAAACTGGCGGCGACCGCGGCCTGCGATCTGCTGGAGAAAGTCTACTCCAGTGAGTTCTCCGAGGACCTCTACGCCAAACTCGCCACCTTGACCGTCAGGCTGCCGCCGCTGCGGGAAAGGAGCGGAGATATTCCGGATCTCGCCGCCTGGTTCGCGCGGCGGTACGGCGACGCCCTGCAGCTCGGGCCCGTCGCCCTGGCGCCCGATGCCGAGAGGCGGCTGGTGAACTATCTGTGGTTCGGCAACCTGACCGAGCTCGAAATGGTGATCGCCCGGACGCTCGCGGCGCGACGAAAATCGCGGATCGAGGCGGCTGATCTGATCTTCGATTTTTCGCCGGAGCCGGTTGCTCAGACCGCGGCGAAGCTTCCGGCCGGCTCCGAAAAACCTTCCCCCGGGCAGTGGCGGGCCCCGGCCGACGAAGCCGGGGCAAACGGCCGGGTGCCGGCGGTCGATTTGAAGACCTTGATCCATGAGCTGGCTCACGAGTTCAAGAACCCGATGGTCACCATCAAGACCTTCGCGCAGCTCCTGGCGGACCGCTACCAGGACGAAGATTTCCGCTTGCGCTTTCAAGACGTCGTGGGAGGCGACATCGAGCGGATGGACGATCTGCTCGAGACCATGATGGAATTCTCGGACTTTTCAGCGCCCCGGGCACGGCGCGTCTCGCTCGAGGAGCGCCTGCGCGCCGCTCTCGACGAGCTTCAAGACGAGTGCGCCAAGCGCGACGCTCGCATCGCCTGGCGCGGCAACGGGACAAACGGGGAGGTCCTGGCGGACGATACCCAGCTCAAGTTCGCTTTCAAGAACGTTCTCGCGGCGGTGCTCTCCCAGATCAAGAACGCGACCGAAATCGAGATCGACCTGCAGCGCCGGGGAGCGTTGGCGATCTCCTACGCTCGCGAAGGGGCGCGCGTCGCTTCGATCGCGCAGTATTTCTCATCCGACGCCCCCGACCCCGCCCCGGTGGTGCTGCCTTTGAGGCTTCTCCTGGCGAAGCTCTTGATCGAGCGCAACGGGGGGCGCCTGGTCTGCAGCGCGGCCCCCGGGGACCGGGAAATCCTGGAAATGGAGTTCGTGAGTTCGCAATGGGAAAAAAGGATATGA
- a CDS encoding amidohydrolase, whose product MRTLVAHPLIVTMNESLDVVERGAVVIEGSRIAYVGPSEWTPAGPFDRTIDADGMIAMPGMVNAHCHSPANLVRGMMPSKPLEIWRAYYRASLRGMREDDFYASALLGGMEMLKAGATTVLDHFAGSQACRFMGAGAAIQAMRDLGLRHVVALTITDKSYEETVPIGETDAALGDEIRRMSASEARSTRAWLDECEAFIETFHAPEKLTTACPGPSAVQRCSDELLSGTAAMARKRKLPVHVHLAETRAQAVMGQRLYGTSLLKHLDAIGALDATVSLAHSIWIEEDDVDLFARRGATPVHNPASNLRIGSGLAPVRRFLSAGVNPALGTDGSASNDGQNMFDALRLAALIHNQAGSDFNEWVTPAQALAMATRNGARAFGLDAGVLAPGKLADLVLLRRDAPAFTPLNDVMSQLVFCENGADVDTVIVDGEIVVEGGRLTRVDEREVLRLAREARSRLHPSIERELAAARIVEPALAEMYFRIFAKSR is encoded by the coding sequence ATGAGAACCCTTGTCGCCCATCCCCTGATCGTGACGATGAACGAATCGCTGGACGTGGTCGAGCGGGGCGCCGTCGTGATCGAAGGCTCCCGCATCGCCTACGTCGGCCCGTCGGAATGGACGCCCGCGGGTCCCTTCGACCGGACGATCGACGCCGACGGCATGATCGCCATGCCGGGCATGGTCAACGCCCATTGCCATTCGCCGGCCAATCTGGTGCGCGGCATGATGCCGAGCAAGCCGCTGGAAATCTGGCGGGCCTATTACCGGGCGTCGCTGCGCGGCATGCGCGAAGATGATTTCTACGCCAGCGCGCTCCTGGGCGGCATGGAGATGCTGAAAGCGGGAGCCACGACCGTCCTCGACCATTTCGCCGGCAGCCAGGCCTGCCGTTTCATGGGCGCCGGCGCGGCGATCCAGGCGATGCGCGACCTCGGCCTGCGCCACGTCGTCGCGCTGACGATCACGGACAAGAGCTACGAGGAGACGGTCCCGATCGGCGAGACCGATGCGGCGCTCGGCGACGAGATCAGGCGCATGAGCGCGAGCGAGGCGAGATCGACCCGGGCCTGGCTCGATGAGTGCGAGGCCTTCATCGAGACCTTTCACGCGCCGGAGAAGCTGACGACCGCCTGTCCGGGACCTTCGGCCGTGCAGCGCTGCAGCGACGAGCTGCTGTCCGGGACAGCGGCGATGGCCCGGAAAAGAAAGCTGCCCGTCCACGTCCATCTCGCCGAGACCAGGGCTCAGGCGGTCATGGGCCAACGGCTTTACGGCACGTCGCTGCTCAAGCATCTGGACGCGATCGGCGCGCTCGACGCAACCGTATCGCTCGCGCACTCGATCTGGATCGAAGAAGACGACGTCGATCTCTTCGCGCGCCGTGGCGCAACCCCGGTGCACAATCCCGCGAGCAATCTGCGCATCGGGAGCGGTCTCGCCCCGGTCAGGCGGTTTCTCTCCGCCGGCGTAAACCCGGCGCTCGGAACGGACGGCTCGGCTTCCAACGACGGTCAGAACATGTTCGACGCGTTGCGGCTGGCGGCCTTGATCCACAATCAAGCGGGGTCGGACTTCAACGAATGGGTCACGCCCGCGCAGGCTCTCGCCATGGCGACGCGCAACGGGGCGAGAGCGTTCGGCCTCGACGCCGGCGTGCTGGCGCCCGGCAAGCTCGCGGACCTGGTCTTGCTGCGCCGCGACGCTCCCGCCTTCACTCCGCTGAACGACGTCATGAGCCAGCTCGTCTTCTGTGAAAACGGCGCCGACGTCGATACGGTCATCGTCGACGGCGAGATCGTCGTCGAGGGCGGCCGCCTGACCCGGGTCGACGAACGGGAGGTTTTGCGCCTCGCCCGGGAGGCGCGCTCCCGGCTCCACCCGTCGATCGAGCGGGAGCTGGCGGCGGCAAGGATCGTCGAGCCCGCGCTGGCCGAAATGTATTTCCGGATTTTCGCAAAGAGCCGCTAG
- a CDS encoding response regulator yields the protein MACSLLLPAGMENTKPHILVVDDELGPRESLKMILNPRYHVHVAERAAQAIDMLGRYPIDLVTLDLKMPGGSGIEVLEKVKRHDPDIEAIIITGYGSLDTAIEGLRLGAFDYISKPFDVSHVLKLVGHAIERRNAKTRLRQVKSDFLSNVSHELRTPLSVVVGFVYLLLNQVIGKLTEEQQKVLETVYRNSEELLELIDNVLWMTSLNAGDNTTIVQRFDVRDVVECAVKRYERAVREKGLRLSVEIEEPALPLVSDRAKVERIFQNVFNNAVKFTEKGEIRVKARLSPDGDGVELEIADTGIGIDRSKIDTIFEPFQQGDGSMQRSFSGLGIGLTVARRMTDVIGGTLELASQPGFGTSVLMRFPHRVLAAQPSREVQHTYG from the coding sequence GTGGCATGCTCCTTGCTGCTCCCGGCCGGTATGGAAAATACCAAGCCCCACATTCTTGTGGTCGACGACGAGCTGGGGCCGCGGGAATCTCTCAAGATGATTCTCAACCCTCGTTACCACGTCCACGTGGCCGAGCGCGCGGCGCAGGCGATCGACATGCTCGGCCGTTACCCGATCGACCTCGTGACGCTGGATCTCAAGATGCCGGGCGGCAGCGGGATCGAGGTTCTCGAAAAAGTCAAACGGCACGACCCCGACATCGAGGCGATCATCATCACCGGGTACGGGTCGCTGGATACGGCGATCGAGGGGCTCCGCCTCGGCGCGTTCGACTACATCTCCAAACCGTTCGACGTCAGCCACGTCCTCAAGCTGGTCGGGCACGCGATCGAGAGGCGCAACGCCAAGACCAGGCTCCGGCAGGTGAAGTCGGATTTCCTCTCCAACGTTTCGCACGAGCTGAGGACGCCGCTGAGCGTCGTCGTCGGGTTCGTTTACCTGCTGCTCAACCAGGTCATCGGAAAGCTCACGGAGGAGCAGCAGAAGGTCCTGGAGACGGTCTATCGCAACTCCGAGGAGCTGCTCGAGCTGATCGACAACGTGCTGTGGATGACGTCGCTGAACGCCGGAGACAACACGACGATCGTCCAGCGGTTCGACGTGCGCGACGTGGTCGAATGCGCGGTGAAGCGCTACGAGCGCGCCGTGCGCGAAAAGGGTCTGCGCCTCTCCGTCGAGATCGAGGAGCCGGCGCTGCCTCTCGTGAGCGATCGGGCGAAGGTCGAGCGCATCTTCCAGAACGTGTTCAACAACGCGGTCAAGTTCACCGAGAAAGGGGAGATCCGGGTCAAGGCGCGGTTGTCTCCCGACGGCGACGGCGTGGAGCTGGAAATCGCCGACACCGGGATCGGCATCGACAGGAGCAAAATCGACACGATCTTCGAGCCGTTCCAGCAGGGCGACGGCTCGATGCAGCGTTCGTTCTCCGGGCTCGGAATCGGCCTGACGGTGGCGCGCCGAATGACGGACGTGATCGGCGGCACGCTCGAGCTCGCGAGCCAGCCCGGATTCGGCACCTCGGTTCTGATGCGGTTTCCCCACAGAGTGCTCGCGGCGCAGCCGAGCCGCGAGGTGCAGCACACCTATGGATAG